A window from Methanomassiliicoccus sp. encodes these proteins:
- the thsB gene encoding thermosome subunit beta, with protein MGMGNTPILILKEGTKRDRGKDAQYNNIMAARAIADAVRSTLGPRGMDKMLVDSMGDVVITNDGVTILKEIDVDHPAAKMLVEVAKTQDDEAGDGTTSAVILSGELLKKAVDLIDSNIHPTIIAGGYRLAATKAQEILDELAMDVDVKDKKTLKLIAETSMISKSVNASRESLADFSVKAVTAVAEQTGKKWFVDMDNIQLVKKTGGSIDDTQFIQGIIVDKEPVHPAMPKKIEKAKIALLDAAVEVQKTEIDAKIEITDPTQMQAFLDEEENMLRKMVATVKASGANVVFCQKGIDDLAQHFLAKEKIFAVRRVKKSDMEKLAKATGATVVTKIEELSAEELGSAALIEVRQLGEDEMTFVTGCKNPKAVSLLLRGGTEHVIDEVERSLDDAMSVVAVAIEDGKIVTGGGSTAVELAMRLREYAASVGGREQIAIDAYASALEVVPTALAENAGLDPIDILINMRKAHKDGKTHAGLNVYTGKIVDMMDQKVIEPIRVDRQAINSATDAAVLILRIDDVIAARGMGPGMGGPGGAPDMGGDED; from the coding sequence ATGGGAATGGGAAACACGCCTATACTCATCCTCAAAGAGGGTACCAAGAGAGACCGGGGCAAGGACGCTCAGTACAACAACATCATGGCCGCTCGGGCCATCGCCGATGCCGTCCGGAGCACCCTTGGTCCCCGTGGGATGGACAAGATGCTCGTGGACAGCATGGGGGATGTCGTCATCACCAACGATGGTGTGACCATCCTTAAGGAGATCGATGTAGACCACCCCGCGGCCAAGATGCTCGTGGAGGTTGCCAAGACCCAGGACGATGAGGCCGGGGACGGGACCACCAGCGCCGTTATCTTGTCCGGCGAGTTGCTCAAGAAGGCCGTCGACCTGATCGACTCCAACATTCACCCGACCATCATCGCTGGCGGCTACAGGCTTGCCGCCACCAAGGCCCAGGAAATTCTTGACGAGCTGGCCATGGACGTCGATGTCAAGGACAAGAAGACCCTGAAGCTCATCGCCGAAACCTCGATGATCTCCAAGTCGGTCAACGCTTCCCGCGAGTCCCTGGCCGACTTCTCGGTCAAGGCCGTCACCGCGGTCGCCGAGCAGACCGGCAAGAAGTGGTTCGTGGACATGGACAATATCCAGCTGGTAAAGAAGACCGGCGGGTCCATTGACGACACCCAGTTCATCCAGGGCATCATCGTCGACAAGGAGCCTGTGCACCCTGCCATGCCCAAGAAGATCGAGAAGGCCAAGATCGCCCTGCTCGATGCGGCGGTAGAGGTCCAGAAGACCGAGATCGACGCCAAGATCGAGATCACCGACCCCACCCAGATGCAGGCCTTCCTCGACGAGGAAGAGAACATGCTGCGCAAGATGGTCGCCACCGTCAAGGCCTCCGGGGCCAACGTCGTGTTCTGTCAGAAGGGTATCGATGACCTCGCCCAGCACTTCCTGGCCAAGGAGAAGATCTTCGCTGTTAGGCGGGTCAAGAAGTCTGACATGGAGAAGCTGGCCAAGGCCACCGGCGCCACCGTGGTCACCAAGATCGAAGAGCTGTCCGCCGAGGAACTGGGCTCCGCCGCCCTTATCGAGGTCCGCCAGCTCGGAGAGGACGAGATGACCTTCGTCACCGGCTGCAAGAACCCCAAGGCCGTGTCCCTGCTGCTGAGAGGCGGCACCGAGCACGTCATTGACGAGGTCGAGCGCTCCCTGGACGACGCCATGAGCGTGGTCGCGGTCGCTATCGAGGACGGAAAGATCGTCACCGGCGGAGGAAGCACCGCCGTAGAGCTGGCCATGAGGCTGCGGGAGTATGCCGCGTCCGTGGGCGGCCGTGAGCAGATCGCCATCGACGCCTACGCCAGCGCCCTTGAGGTCGTCCCCACCGCGCTCGCCGAGAACGCCGGTCTGGACCCCATCGACATCCTCATCAACATGAGGAAGGCCCACAAGGACGGCAAGACCCACGCCGGTCTGAACGTCTACACTGGCAAGATCGTCGACATGATGGACCAGAAGGTCATCGAACCCATCCGGGTCGACCGCCAGGCCATCAACTCCGCCACCGACGCCGCGGTCCTCATCCTGAGGATCGACGATGTCATCGCCGCCAGGGGCATGGGCCCCGGAATGGGCGGTCCCGGCGGAGCCCCCGACATGGGCGGGGACGAGGACTGA
- a CDS encoding nucleotide exchange factor GrpE: protein MEKAEGSEQNGSGAAGPEEELASLREQLQAESKEKDRQAALAAEYLGIAKRAQADFENYKRRTQREREELVKIANHRLLGELLLVFDDFERALAAKCSEEELRAGITKIRDNMAALLRDYGLREIPSDGRFNPTVHEALAVGEGEDGTILEVFQKGYYLGDKVLRCSKVKVAKNTGENNG, encoded by the coding sequence ATGGAGAAGGCAGAAGGGTCTGAGCAGAACGGCAGCGGGGCGGCAGGTCCCGAGGAGGAGCTCGCGTCCCTGCGCGAGCAGCTCCAGGCCGAGAGCAAGGAAAAGGACCGGCAGGCGGCCCTCGCCGCCGAGTATCTGGGCATCGCCAAGCGAGCCCAGGCCGACTTTGAGAACTATAAGCGCAGGACCCAGAGGGAGCGCGAGGAACTCGTGAAGATTGCCAACCATCGACTGTTGGGCGAGCTCCTGCTGGTGTTCGACGACTTCGAGCGCGCCCTGGCCGCGAAGTGCTCCGAGGAGGAGTTGCGGGCAGGAATCACCAAGATACGCGACAATATGGCCGCCCTCCTCAGGGACTATGGGCTGAGGGAGATCCCCTCCGATGGCAGGTTCAATCCCACCGTCCACGAGGCGCTCGCCGTGGGCGAGGGAGAGGACGGCACGATCCTGGAAGTCTTCCAGAAAGGTTACTACCTCGGCGACAAGGTGCTGAGGTGCTCCAAGGTCAAGGTAGCTAAGAACACAGGTGAAAACAATGGCTAA
- the dnaK gene encoding molecular chaperone DnaK: MAKIIGIDLGTSNSAAAVMEGGRPTIIPSAEGTSIGGKAFPSYVAFTKEGELLVGEPARRQAVTNPEGTIAAAKRKMGTDFKFHVHGKDYTPQQISAFILQKIKRDAEAFLGETVSKAVITVPAYFNDNQRQATKDAGAIAGLEVVRIINEPTAAALAYGLDNSKSAQKIMVFDLGGGTLDVTIMEFSEGVFEVISTSGDTQLGGTDMDQALINYVAAQFKNESGIDLTKDKMAMWRVREASEKAKIELSSTMSTEINLPFITADQSGPKHLTMNITRAKLEELVNPIVERCRVPVSNALRDAKLTPEQVDNIILVGGPTRMPIVQRFVEAMVGRKIQRGIDPMECVSMGAAIQGAVLAGEVKDILLLDVTPLSLSVETLGGIATKLIERNTTIPTRKSQVFSTAADYQSSVEIHIVQGEREMAADNVSLGKFQLSGIPPAPRGIPQIEVTYDIDANGIISVSAKDLGTGKEQKITITASNKLSKDEITKMVHQAEEFSEEDKKRKEKVETLNQADTLLYTTDKSLVELGDKITAEEREKVKKASDELREAMKADDPENLKAKMDILMKEMSAVSTRIYQEAAAAQQAAGAQGAEQPQQAPPSDDKKDKGEKGDFTDADYHIVD; encoded by the coding sequence ATGGCTAAGATCATCGGTATAGACCTAGGTACCAGCAACTCTGCGGCAGCGGTCATGGAGGGCGGCAGGCCCACCATCATTCCCAGTGCGGAAGGGACCAGCATCGGAGGGAAGGCCTTTCCTTCGTATGTTGCGTTCACGAAGGAAGGGGAGCTGCTGGTCGGTGAACCTGCCCGCCGGCAGGCGGTCACCAATCCCGAGGGGACCATCGCCGCGGCCAAGCGCAAGATGGGAACCGACTTCAAGTTCCACGTTCACGGGAAGGATTATACTCCCCAGCAGATCTCCGCGTTCATTCTCCAGAAGATAAAGCGGGACGCCGAGGCATTCCTCGGGGAAACGGTTAGCAAGGCCGTTATCACCGTTCCCGCCTACTTCAACGACAACCAGAGACAGGCGACCAAGGACGCCGGCGCGATCGCCGGGCTGGAGGTCGTGAGGATCATCAACGAGCCCACCGCGGCCGCGCTGGCCTATGGCTTGGACAACAGCAAGAGCGCCCAGAAGATCATGGTCTTCGACCTCGGAGGCGGGACGCTGGATGTCACCATCATGGAATTCTCCGAGGGCGTGTTCGAGGTCATCTCCACCTCCGGGGACACCCAGCTGGGAGGCACGGACATGGACCAGGCCCTCATCAACTATGTCGCTGCGCAGTTCAAGAACGAGAGCGGCATCGACCTGACCAAGGACAAGATGGCCATGTGGAGAGTCCGCGAGGCCAGCGAGAAGGCCAAGATCGAACTGTCCTCCACCATGTCCACCGAGATCAACCTGCCCTTCATTACCGCCGACCAGAGCGGGCCCAAGCATCTCACCATGAACATAACCAGGGCGAAGCTGGAGGAATTGGTCAACCCCATCGTGGAGCGGTGCCGGGTACCGGTCAGCAACGCCCTCCGCGACGCCAAGCTCACCCCCGAGCAGGTTGACAACATCATCCTGGTCGGAGGTCCGACCCGCATGCCCATCGTCCAGAGGTTCGTTGAGGCGATGGTCGGCCGGAAGATCCAGCGCGGTATCGATCCCATGGAATGTGTCTCCATGGGCGCGGCCATCCAGGGCGCGGTCCTCGCCGGAGAGGTCAAGGATATCCTCCTGCTCGACGTCACCCCACTGTCCCTCAGCGTGGAGACGCTGGGAGGCATCGCTACCAAGCTTATCGAGAGGAACACGACGATCCCGACGCGTAAGTCGCAGGTGTTCTCCACCGCCGCCGACTACCAGTCCAGCGTGGAGATCCATATCGTGCAGGGGGAGCGGGAGATGGCCGCTGACAACGTCTCGCTGGGCAAGTTCCAGTTGTCCGGCATCCCCCCCGCACCGCGGGGCATCCCGCAGATCGAGGTCACCTACGACATCGATGCCAACGGCATTATCAGCGTATCCGCGAAGGATCTCGGCACCGGGAAGGAGCAGAAGATCACCATCACCGCCTCCAACAAGCTGTCCAAGGATGAGATCACCAAAATGGTCCATCAGGCCGAGGAGTTCTCCGAGGAGGACAAGAAGCGTAAGGAGAAGGTGGAGACCCTCAACCAGGCCGACACCCTGCTGTACACCACGGACAAATCCCTGGTGGAGCTGGGGGACAAGATCACCGCCGAGGAGCGGGAGAAGGTCAAGAAGGCCTCCGACGAGCTGCGGGAGGCGATGAAGGCCGACGACCCCGAGAATCTCAAGGCCAAGATGGACATCCTGATGAAGGAGATGTCCGCCGTCTCCACTCGCATCTACCAGGAGGCCGCCGCGGCCCAGCAGGCGGCCGGCGCACAGGGTGCGGAGCAACCCCAGCAGGCCCCTCCCTCCGACGACAAGAAGGACAAGGGCGAAAAGGGCGACTTCACCGACGCCGACTATCACATCGTGGACTAG
- the dnaJ gene encoding molecular chaperone DnaJ, whose protein sequence is MSERDYYEVLGVPKGASVEEIKKAYRKLAMQYHPDVTKEDRKVAEEKFKEVSEAYEVLADEKKRKLYDQYGHAGVNSQFQDGSFNWNDFSHVGDLRDIFGDSGGFGNIFDILFGRQQRSGGRDAAMDLEITLDEAFRGAKKRITVPKFDSCPRCSGTGSKDGKVVPCPECHGTGQVRVVQRGGFGQFVQVGPCRHCRGTGRSSADACPDCNGRGKVQRASHIDLDIPRGVETGSRLRISGAGEIGGPGEPNGDLYVIIHVKEHPQYHREGPDLIVEFPVTFAQAALGSELEIPTLDKKAKVTLPAGTQSETVFRLRGSGMPILRTNSFGDLYVRVKVKVPEKLNQEQKDILKRFAEIESENRGMFAKFKKKK, encoded by the coding sequence ATGTCCGAGCGCGATTACTACGAGGTGCTGGGGGTCCCCAAGGGAGCCTCGGTGGAGGAGATCAAGAAGGCCTACCGAAAGCTGGCCATGCAATATCACCCGGACGTCACCAAGGAGGACCGCAAGGTCGCCGAGGAGAAGTTCAAGGAGGTCTCGGAGGCCTACGAGGTCCTCGCCGACGAGAAGAAGCGCAAGCTGTACGACCAGTATGGCCATGCTGGCGTCAACTCGCAGTTCCAGGACGGCTCCTTCAACTGGAACGACTTCTCACATGTGGGTGACCTGCGGGACATTTTCGGGGACTCGGGCGGCTTCGGCAACATATTCGACATCCTGTTCGGGAGGCAGCAGCGGTCGGGCGGCCGAGATGCGGCCATGGACCTCGAGATCACCCTGGACGAGGCCTTTCGGGGAGCAAAGAAGCGTATTACCGTCCCCAAGTTCGACTCCTGTCCGCGGTGCTCCGGGACCGGGTCCAAGGACGGCAAGGTCGTCCCCTGCCCGGAGTGCCACGGCACCGGACAGGTGCGCGTGGTCCAGAGGGGTGGCTTCGGTCAGTTCGTTCAGGTCGGCCCCTGCCGGCACTGCCGAGGAACCGGACGGTCCTCGGCCGATGCCTGCCCCGACTGCAACGGAAGGGGCAAGGTCCAGCGGGCCTCGCATATCGATCTGGACATACCCAGGGGGGTTGAAACAGGGTCCCGTCTCCGCATCTCCGGGGCCGGGGAGATCGGCGGTCCGGGGGAGCCCAACGGCGACCTGTACGTCATAATCCACGTCAAGGAGCACCCCCAGTATCACCGGGAGGGACCGGACCTCATCGTGGAGTTCCCGGTCACCTTCGCCCAGGCGGCCCTGGGATCGGAGCTCGAGATCCCTACCCTGGACAAGAAGGCCAAGGTGACCCTTCCGGCGGGGACCCAATCGGAAACGGTGTTCCGGCTGCGGGGCTCGGGGATGCCCATCCTGCGCACCAATTCCTTCGGCGACCTCTATGTCCGGGTGAAGGTCAAGGTGCCGGAGAAGCTCAACCAGGAGCAGAAGGACATCCTCAAGCGCTTCGCCGAGATTGAGAGCGAGAACCGAGGCATGTTTGCCAAGTTCAAAAAGAAGAAATGA
- a CDS encoding MFS transporter yields the protein MRSPSSLRGLDRRIWILAVGRIISATGYSIVMPFLAIHLNSDLGIPMGQVGAIYLFMAVAGASGQIIGGEVADRLGRRSVMWASMVLRGVVFIFLFAVMAISKDIWLISGLLLVSSLLGAMFDPASNAMVADLVVPGQRMEAYNLLRIGQNIGWTLGPLISGTMIVLLPFSYLFAVAAVTCLGVGVVIFLKVADPARSEGPHVRFHPRDLAAIMRHRLFFVFCIATLPLGIVMGQMSSTFSVFAVEDAGITEVQIGYLYALSGIMVVALQFPMARLVSRYKMPNVLALGALLYAAGYAIIGLPGGIWLLVASMIITTLGENVISPSSNALVATLSPENERGRYMGAFGIFSSFGWSVGPAVGGVLYDALHTAPLALWGAVSLIALLSVLGYLYLGRLSTSSHRASRATGAKG from the coding sequence ATGAGGAGCCCTAGCTCTCTGAGGGGACTGGACCGGCGGATCTGGATCCTTGCCGTCGGCCGCATCATCTCAGCGACCGGGTACTCAATAGTGATGCCTTTCCTGGCCATCCACCTCAACAGCGATCTGGGCATCCCCATGGGACAGGTCGGAGCGATCTACCTGTTCATGGCTGTCGCCGGGGCTTCCGGCCAGATCATCGGCGGCGAGGTGGCCGACCGTCTTGGGCGTCGATCGGTGATGTGGGCCTCCATGGTCCTCCGGGGCGTGGTCTTCATCTTCCTGTTCGCCGTCATGGCCATATCTAAGGACATCTGGCTCATTTCCGGACTGTTGTTGGTCTCGTCCCTATTGGGTGCCATGTTCGATCCCGCCAGCAACGCCATGGTCGCCGACCTGGTGGTGCCGGGCCAGAGGATGGAGGCCTATAACCTGCTCCGGATAGGGCAGAACATCGGCTGGACCCTGGGGCCGCTCATCTCAGGGACCATGATAGTGCTCCTGCCGTTCTCCTACCTATTCGCGGTGGCGGCGGTCACCTGCCTCGGCGTGGGCGTGGTCATCTTCCTCAAGGTCGCTGACCCAGCGCGATCCGAGGGACCGCATGTGCGGTTCCACCCCCGGGACCTGGCGGCCATCATGCGCCACCGCCTGTTCTTCGTGTTCTGCATCGCCACGCTGCCGCTGGGCATCGTGATGGGGCAGATGTCGTCGACCTTCTCGGTATTCGCGGTGGAGGACGCCGGCATCACCGAGGTCCAGATCGGGTACCTGTATGCCCTCAGCGGGATAATGGTCGTCGCTCTACAGTTCCCCATGGCCCGCCTGGTCTCGCGGTACAAGATGCCCAACGTCCTCGCCCTTGGCGCTCTTCTGTACGCCGCCGGATACGCGATCATCGGCCTCCCCGGCGGGATCTGGCTGCTGGTGGCCTCAATGATCATCACCACCCTGGGGGAAAACGTCATCTCGCCGTCGAGCAATGCCCTGGTGGCCACGCTGAGCCCGGAGAATGAGAGGGGGCGGTACATGGGTGCCTTTGGAATATTCTCGTCGTTCGGTTGGTCGGTAGGTCCGGCAGTGGGCGGGGTGCTGTACGACGCCCTGCACACCGCCCCCTTGGCGCTGTGGGGCGCAGTATCGCTGATCGCATTGCTCAGTGTGCTCGGCTATCTATACCTGGGAAGGCTCTCCACGTCCTCACATCGAGCATCCAGAGCAACAGGAGCAAAGGGTTAA
- a CDS encoding AMP phosphorylase, whose product MGIDMQLKAKYIDMESAEYTAVLNREDALEIGVREMDRVRVKHERMSIVAVVQTTVTVVKKGEVGILGRGYTDLGPEPDELIEVVATSKPESVEFIKRKMSGKELTTEEIRTIINDIAAHNLSNIELTAYVTSLNINGMNLRETADLTQAMVETGETIRFDRSPVFDFHSIGGCPGNKITLLVVPIVAAAGLLIPKTSSRAISSAAGTSDIVEVFAGVDFNANKLRSIAETTGGALAWGGSVNLAPADDLIIRVEYPLGIDPHAQLLASVMSKKKAVGAEFLVIDIPVGAGTKVPTMEMGQAYAKDFVDLGERLGIHVECAITYGEQPVGRAIGPALEAREAIRILEGELHPSSVIEKACGMAGMLLEMGGIKRGEARAREILMSGKALEKFREIVAAQGGDPNLKSTDIKVGEHTYDITAKMCGYVNGIRNKELVALARAAGAPKDKGAGVLLHKKRGNRVDEGEAVLTIYADSRAKLDQAIELSRKFNPVTIEGMILQKLPYISRTTVIERTFCPGPSTPQAD is encoded by the coding sequence GTGGGGATAGACATGCAGCTGAAGGCCAAGTACATCGACATGGAGTCGGCGGAGTACACCGCCGTGCTGAACCGCGAGGACGCACTGGAGATCGGCGTTAGGGAGATGGACAGGGTGCGGGTCAAGCACGAACGCATGTCCATCGTGGCCGTGGTGCAGACCACCGTGACCGTTGTGAAAAAGGGAGAGGTCGGCATCCTGGGCAGGGGATACACCGACCTGGGCCCAGAACCGGACGAGCTGATCGAGGTGGTGGCGACCTCCAAGCCGGAATCGGTCGAGTTCATCAAGAGGAAGATGAGCGGGAAGGAGCTCACCACCGAGGAGATCCGGACGATCATCAACGACATTGCCGCCCACAACCTGAGCAACATCGAGCTGACCGCCTACGTCACATCGCTGAACATCAATGGGATGAACCTGAGGGAGACGGCGGATCTCACCCAGGCGATGGTGGAGACCGGGGAGACGATCAGGTTCGACCGCTCCCCGGTGTTCGACTTCCACTCCATCGGCGGCTGTCCCGGGAACAAGATCACCTTGCTCGTCGTGCCCATCGTAGCCGCGGCTGGGCTGCTCATCCCCAAGACCTCGTCGCGGGCCATCAGCTCCGCGGCGGGAACCTCGGACATCGTGGAGGTGTTCGCCGGAGTGGACTTCAACGCCAACAAGCTGCGCAGCATCGCCGAGACCACCGGCGGAGCGCTGGCCTGGGGCGGGTCGGTCAACCTGGCCCCGGCCGATGACCTCATCATCCGCGTCGAGTACCCCTTGGGCATCGATCCCCACGCTCAGCTCCTCGCGTCGGTCATGAGCAAGAAGAAGGCAGTGGGCGCGGAATTTCTGGTCATCGATATCCCCGTTGGCGCGGGCACCAAGGTGCCGACCATGGAGATGGGGCAAGCCTACGCCAAGGACTTCGTGGACCTCGGCGAGCGGCTGGGCATCCACGTCGAGTGCGCTATCACCTACGGCGAGCAGCCGGTGGGCCGGGCCATCGGACCGGCGCTGGAGGCCCGGGAGGCGATCCGCATCCTGGAGGGCGAACTGCACCCCAGCAGCGTCATCGAGAAAGCCTGCGGAATGGCCGGGATGCTGCTGGAGATGGGCGGGATCAAGAGGGGCGAGGCCAGGGCACGGGAGATCCTGATGTCCGGAAAGGCGCTCGAGAAGTTCCGGGAGATCGTGGCTGCCCAGGGAGGGGACCCCAACCTCAAGTCGACCGACATCAAGGTCGGGGAGCATACCTACGACATCACCGCCAAGATGTGCGGCTATGTCAATGGGATAAGGAACAAGGAGCTTGTTGCCCTGGCCCGAGCGGCGGGAGCGCCCAAGGATAAGGGGGCGGGGGTGCTGTTGCACAAGAAGCGCGGCAACCGGGTGGACGAAGGCGAGGCCGTGCTGACCATCTACGCCGACAGCCGAGCTAAGCTGGACCAGGCCATCGAACTGTCCCGCAAGTTCAACCCGGTGACCATCGAGGGTATGATCCTGCAGAAGCTGCCGTACATCTCACGCACGACAGTCATAGAGAGGACTTTCTGCCCTGGGCCCTCAACGCCTCAGGCAGACTGA
- a CDS encoding RuBisCO large subunit C-terminal-like domain-containing protein, translating into MEYSEKYLHLGESVDPDAYVICKYKIVTDLDIKLAAAAIATEQSTGTWTGVSTLNDEIFERYHGRVTDITGNVATIAYPEDDFSLDIGGVPQILSVIAGNLFGLEALKGVRLEDVQFPKSMLREFKGPKYGIPGMRERLRRPDKPLVGTIVKPKIGLPPKGMADYIYEAGMGGLTNGKDDETLSNQRFCPLEDRVVAIAEAIDRVKQETGHIMMHAINISTNGERIVEVGERAQELGASELMVDVITCGFAAVQALAEDPSIKLPIHVHRTMHGAITRNKDLGVSMQVFSKLVRMCGGDALHVGTFGVGKMKGSPEEDLKNQRACVGDELPYKPVMPVASGGMHPALIEPLVKITGTNVQIQAGGGVAGHPGGVRGGARAMVQAVDAAYEGVPFVEYAKTHSELREAMTKWG; encoded by the coding sequence ATGGAGTATTCTGAGAAGTACCTGCATCTCGGGGAGTCCGTCGACCCCGACGCCTATGTCATCTGCAAATACAAGATCGTCACCGACCTGGACATCAAGCTGGCGGCCGCGGCGATCGCCACCGAGCAGTCTACCGGCACGTGGACGGGAGTCTCGACCCTCAACGATGAGATCTTCGAGCGATATCATGGACGGGTGACGGACATCACCGGAAACGTAGCCACCATCGCCTATCCCGAGGACGATTTCAGCCTCGACATCGGCGGGGTGCCACAGATCCTGAGCGTCATCGCCGGGAACCTGTTCGGCCTGGAGGCGCTGAAGGGCGTCCGCCTGGAGGACGTGCAGTTCCCCAAGAGCATGCTGCGCGAGTTCAAGGGGCCCAAGTACGGCATCCCCGGGATGCGGGAGCGCCTCAGGAGGCCCGACAAGCCCTTGGTCGGCACCATCGTCAAGCCCAAGATCGGCCTCCCGCCCAAGGGCATGGCCGACTACATCTACGAGGCGGGGATGGGCGGCCTGACCAACGGGAAGGACGATGAGACCCTCTCCAACCAGAGGTTCTGCCCCCTCGAGGACCGGGTCGTGGCCATCGCCGAGGCCATTGATCGGGTGAAGCAGGAGACGGGGCACATCATGATGCACGCCATCAACATCTCGACCAACGGCGAAAGGATCGTCGAGGTCGGGGAGCGAGCCCAGGAGCTGGGGGCCTCGGAGCTCATGGTCGACGTCATCACCTGCGGGTTCGCCGCGGTGCAGGCCCTGGCGGAGGACCCGTCGATCAAGCTGCCCATTCATGTCCACCGCACCATGCACGGCGCGATCACCAGGAACAAGGACCTTGGGGTGTCGATGCAGGTGTTCTCCAAGCTGGTTCGCATGTGCGGCGGCGATGCGCTCCATGTCGGCACCTTCGGAGTGGGCAAAATGAAGGGGAGCCCGGAGGAAGACCTCAAGAATCAGCGGGCGTGCGTTGGCGACGAGCTTCCGTACAAACCGGTGATGCCCGTGGCCTCCGGCGGCATGCACCCGGCGCTCATTGAGCCGCTGGTCAAGATCACAGGGACCAATGTACAGATCCAGGCTGGCGGTGGGGTCGCCGGCCACCCCGGCGGAGTGCGGGGGGGCGCCCGGGCCATGGTCCAGGCCGTGGACGCTGCCTACGAGGGCGTTCCCTTCGTGGAGTACGCCAAGACGCACTCCGAGCTTCGGGAAGCGATGACCAAGTGGGGATAG
- a CDS encoding ribose 1,5-bisphosphate isomerase: MDLIEVADSIKSMEIRGAGLIARSAAEALRQQALDYQGDDLEELRRRLDEGRGALVASRPTAISLWNAVQATLRGTARATSAPELRSLVVANADAFVARSSKAVDVIGRIGSKRLRSGMTVLTHCNSKAALGVIKAAHAEGKDIQAYATESRPWRQGLLTVKDLSEAGVPTTLIIDSAVRWIMKEVDVVLVGADTICSNGALINKIGTSQVALAASEARVPFIVCAETYKFSPKTVHGELVEIEERDASEVVDPRLIPSGVRVRNPVFDATPAEYIDSIVTEVGLISPYAAYEVIVKELGQESIFEANEE; encoded by the coding sequence ATGGATCTCATCGAGGTCGCCGATTCCATAAAGAGCATGGAGATCAGGGGCGCCGGGCTGATCGCCAGGAGCGCCGCGGAAGCGCTGAGGCAGCAAGCCCTGGACTACCAAGGGGACGACCTGGAAGAGCTGCGCCGACGGCTGGACGAGGGACGAGGGGCCCTCGTCGCCTCCCGACCCACCGCCATATCCCTGTGGAACGCGGTGCAGGCGACCCTACGAGGTACCGCCAGGGCAACGAGCGCGCCGGAGCTGCGGTCCCTCGTGGTGGCCAACGCCGACGCCTTCGTGGCAAGATCCAGCAAGGCAGTGGACGTGATCGGCAGGATCGGCTCCAAGCGGCTGAGGAGCGGAATGACTGTGCTTACCCACTGCAACAGCAAGGCCGCGCTGGGAGTTATCAAGGCCGCGCACGCCGAGGGAAAGGATATCCAAGCCTATGCAACTGAGTCCCGGCCGTGGCGGCAGGGGCTGCTGACGGTCAAGGACCTCTCCGAGGCCGGGGTGCCTACCACCCTTATCATCGACAGTGCGGTCCGCTGGATCATGAAGGAGGTAGACGTCGTGCTCGTCGGGGCAGATACCATCTGCTCTAACGGCGCGCTGATCAACAAGATCGGCACCTCCCAGGTGGCCCTGGCGGCCAGCGAGGCGAGGGTACCGTTCATCGTGTGCGCCGAGACCTACAAGTTCTCCCCCAAGACCGTCCACGGCGAGCTGGTGGAGATCGAGGAGAGGGACGCCAGCGAGGTCGTCGACCCCCGCCTGATACCTTCCGGGGTCAGGGTCCGCAATCCGGTGTTCGACGCCACCCCCGCAGAGTACATAGACTCCATCGTCACCGAGGTGGGCTTGATCTCACCGTATGCCGCTTACGAGGTAATAGTTAAGGAGCTGGGACAGGAATCGATCTTCGAGGCCAACGAGGAATGA